One window of the Amycolatopsis mediterranei genome contains the following:
- a CDS encoding nuclear transport factor 2 family protein, with amino-acid sequence MTSFAEVYAAVEATIAEHAHAQDEGRVGDMVALYWSDAVVEIPGIATLKGVEAIREAFSRPAWQPDPANPQRHVVANSVVTDWSDREAKVTSDVVMVKFDGAAWAPAIVARYHDEFGESGGRWLLRRRADEYVGYHP; translated from the coding sequence ATGACGAGTTTCGCCGAGGTGTACGCAGCCGTCGAAGCGACGATCGCCGAGCACGCGCACGCGCAGGACGAGGGCCGCGTCGGTGACATGGTCGCGTTGTACTGGTCCGACGCGGTGGTCGAGATCCCGGGGATCGCGACATTGAAGGGTGTGGAGGCGATCCGCGAGGCGTTCTCGCGGCCCGCGTGGCAGCCGGATCCGGCCAACCCGCAGCGGCACGTCGTGGCCAACTCGGTCGTGACGGACTGGAGCGACCGCGAGGCAAAGGTGACCAGCGACGTCGTCATGGTCAAGTTCGACGGTGCCGCGTGGGCGCCCGCGATCGTCGCGCGCTACCACGACGAGTTCGGCGAGTCCGGCGGACGATGGCTGCTGCGCCGCCGGGCGGACGAGTACGTCGGCTACCACCCCTGA
- a CDS encoding SDR family NAD(P)-dependent oxidoreductase translates to MTEHRFDGRVAVVTGAGRGIGRAYAHLLGELGAKVVVNDLGGSMDGAGADTGPAHTVAREITDAGGTAIADTSDVSTVKGGATPIDLAVAEFGRVDVVVNNAGNVRFGGLPDIEVDNLDSHLGVHVRGAFNTSRAAWPHLLAQNYGRIVLTGSIGMFGLPDNLGYATAKAALLGMANSLTVSAGETDIKVNVILPNAMTRMGGGPSEGMDQLRDGRPEAGSDMAPSLVAPMVAYLAHENCDVSGQAYLAGGGRFAHLFVGVTEGYLPADAQKTTVDDVAEHLGRIKDPAGFYVPTSLMDCVGHYMSHR, encoded by the coding sequence ATGACGGAGCACAGATTCGACGGCCGCGTCGCGGTCGTGACGGGCGCCGGCCGCGGAATCGGCCGGGCCTACGCCCACCTGCTCGGCGAGCTGGGCGCGAAGGTCGTGGTGAACGACCTCGGCGGCAGCATGGACGGCGCCGGCGCGGACACCGGCCCGGCGCACACCGTGGCCCGGGAGATCACCGACGCGGGCGGCACGGCGATCGCCGACACCAGCGACGTGTCGACGGTGAAGGGCGGCGCCACGCCGATCGACCTCGCCGTCGCGGAGTTCGGCCGTGTCGACGTGGTCGTGAACAACGCGGGCAACGTCCGCTTCGGCGGGCTACCTGACATCGAGGTGGACAACCTCGACAGCCACCTCGGCGTCCACGTCCGCGGCGCCTTCAACACCAGCCGGGCGGCGTGGCCGCACCTGCTCGCGCAAAACTACGGCCGGATCGTGCTCACCGGGTCGATCGGCATGTTCGGGCTGCCGGACAACCTGGGGTACGCCACGGCGAAGGCCGCGCTCCTCGGAATGGCCAACAGCCTGACCGTGTCGGCGGGCGAGACCGACATCAAGGTCAACGTGATCCTCCCGAACGCCATGACGCGCATGGGCGGGGGCCCCTCGGAAGGGATGGACCAGCTGCGCGACGGCAGGCCCGAGGCGGGCTCCGACATGGCCCCGTCGCTCGTGGCGCCCATGGTCGCCTACCTCGCGCATGAGAACTGTGACGTCAGCGGCCAGGCCTACCTCGCGGGCGGCGGTCGGTTCGCGCATCTGTTCGTCGGGGTCACCGAGGGCTACTTGCCTGCGGATGCCCAGAAGACGACGGTCGACGACGTCGCGGAGCACCTCGGCCGGATCAAGGACCCGGCCGGCTTCTACGTTCCCACCAGCCTCATGGACTGCGTGGGCCACTACATGTCCCACCGATGA
- a CDS encoding cyclase family protein: MTDEKVWPQHALGKELNNWGRWGEDDQIGTLNFVTPEKRIAAAQLVRTGKAFDLGMPFDKEGPFKAGGFRTNPIHLMTLLPSDTPTPDGLISADDMIITGLQSATQWDGLAHAGYGGRFYNNVPAAAVNNFTGASRNSFHHAVTRLISRGVLLDIARLKGVDRLEDSYEVTEADVLAAEERQGVRVESGDIVLLRTGSYKWFLEGDREHFLGNAPGPGLDICRWLHGREVAALAMDNFSGEVWPSPVEGAMIPFHQVTIRDMGLTLGEMFNLEELAEDCEADGVWEFLFCAPGLKVTGSTGSPITPIVLK; the protein is encoded by the coding sequence GTGACCGACGAGAAGGTGTGGCCGCAGCACGCGCTCGGCAAGGAGCTGAACAACTGGGGCCGGTGGGGTGAGGACGACCAGATCGGCACGCTGAACTTCGTGACACCGGAGAAGCGGATCGCGGCCGCCCAGCTGGTGCGGACCGGCAAGGCGTTCGACCTCGGGATGCCGTTCGACAAGGAAGGCCCGTTCAAGGCGGGCGGTTTCCGGACCAACCCGATCCACCTGATGACGCTCCTGCCCTCGGACACCCCGACCCCGGACGGGCTGATCTCGGCCGACGACATGATCATCACCGGTTTGCAGTCGGCGACGCAGTGGGACGGCCTCGCGCACGCCGGGTACGGCGGCCGGTTCTACAACAACGTTCCGGCGGCGGCGGTGAACAACTTCACCGGTGCTTCGCGCAACTCGTTCCACCACGCCGTGACTCGCTTGATCTCTCGCGGGGTGCTGCTCGACATCGCGCGGCTCAAGGGCGTGGACCGGCTCGAAGACTCCTACGAGGTCACCGAAGCCGACGTGCTGGCGGCCGAGGAACGGCAGGGCGTGCGGGTCGAGTCCGGCGACATCGTGCTGCTGCGCACCGGTTCCTACAAGTGGTTCCTCGAAGGCGACCGTGAGCACTTCCTGGGCAACGCGCCGGGGCCGGGCTTGGACATCTGCCGGTGGCTGCACGGGCGCGAGGTGGCGGCACTGGCGATGGACAACTTCTCCGGCGAGGTGTGGCCGAGCCCGGTCGAAGGCGCCATGATCCCCTTCCATCAGGTCACCATTCGCGACATGGGACTGACCCTGGGGGAGATGTTCAATCTGGAGGAGCTGGCCGAGGACTGCGAGGCCGACGGAGTGTGGGAGTTCCTCTTCTGTGCGCCCGGCCTGAAAGTCACCGGTTCGACCGGGTCGCCGATCACCCCGATCGTGCTGAAGTGA
- a CDS encoding CoA transferase — MPRGRPRSSRATTTSSASPADDGCCAAGRTSTSATTPDRKAWKNNRGSRLRTARRTRGQQAITEVVYRYCRGLDRIDLPLADSVGHPDGIADYGPSYRSSGAGFLDFVWAYHAGLDADSHLVSNVLVDVDVRAGTASSGSYVAVWCRTLPADGVATELFHRGRYVDRWYCRDGRWAIVHRVFVGDLYHQLPHPAPELALPWGGAIGRIRPTTDKDPIMSDGPLAGLRVLDAATLAAGPLIATWLGEHGGDVIKVEQPGGGDALRQWGAQKDGVGLLWKSVGRNKKSVTLNLREERGRELLRRLAAQADVVVLNLRPSTLHKWGLDYETLAEANPGLVMVHVTGYGAGGPKSDRPGFGTLGEAMSGFAHLTGSPDGPPTLPSFMLADGVAALTATYAVMMALYHRDVHGAAGQLIDVNLIEPLARLLEQPVLTYDQFGTIPVRTGNRWDISAPRNVYRTKDGHWLAMSGSAPTIARRALEAVGRPELTKDPRFAEAQQRLRNAAEIDGIMAAWIAERTLDDAMTVFEEANVAAAPVYDAEQLLADPQLQAREVYPSIPDADLGSMRVQAPVPRFSATPGRIDHLGPALGEHNNEVYGGLLGLDAGTLRELREQGVI, encoded by the coding sequence GTGCCGCGTGGGCGCCCGCGATCGTCGCGCGCTACCACGACGAGTTCGGCGAGTCCGGCGGACGATGGCTGCTGCGCCGCCGGGCGGACGAGTACGTCGGCTACCACCCCTGATCGGAAAGCGTGGAAGAACAACCGTGGAAGCCGACTCCGAACCGCTCGCCGGACTCGTGGCCAACAGGCGATCACCGAAGTCGTGTACCGGTACTGCCGCGGCCTCGACCGGATCGACCTGCCGCTGGCCGACTCCGTCGGGCATCCGGACGGCATCGCCGACTACGGGCCGAGCTACCGCAGCTCCGGAGCCGGCTTCCTCGACTTCGTGTGGGCGTACCACGCCGGGCTCGACGCCGACTCCCACCTGGTGTCGAACGTCCTCGTCGACGTCGACGTGCGAGCCGGTACCGCGAGCAGCGGGAGCTACGTCGCGGTGTGGTGCCGGACGCTCCCGGCCGACGGCGTCGCGACCGAGCTCTTCCACCGCGGCCGCTACGTCGACCGGTGGTACTGCCGTGACGGACGCTGGGCGATCGTTCACCGGGTGTTCGTCGGCGACCTCTACCACCAGCTGCCGCATCCGGCGCCGGAGCTGGCCCTGCCGTGGGGCGGCGCAATCGGACGGATCCGTCCTACGACCGACAAGGACCCCATCATGAGCGACGGACCCCTGGCTGGTCTCCGGGTACTCGACGCCGCGACCCTCGCCGCCGGCCCGCTGATCGCGACGTGGCTCGGCGAGCACGGCGGCGACGTTATCAAGGTGGAGCAGCCCGGGGGCGGCGACGCGCTGCGGCAATGGGGTGCGCAGAAGGACGGCGTCGGCCTCCTGTGGAAGAGCGTGGGCCGCAACAAGAAGAGCGTCACCCTCAACCTGAGGGAGGAACGCGGCCGGGAGCTGCTGCGCCGGCTGGCCGCGCAGGCCGACGTCGTCGTGCTCAACCTGCGTCCGTCCACGCTGCACAAGTGGGGCTTGGACTACGAAACCCTCGCCGAGGCGAATCCCGGCCTGGTCATGGTGCACGTGACGGGTTACGGCGCGGGTGGCCCGAAGTCCGACCGGCCGGGGTTCGGCACGCTCGGTGAGGCGATGAGCGGCTTCGCGCACCTCACGGGCAGTCCCGACGGGCCGCCGACGCTGCCGTCGTTCATGCTCGCCGACGGCGTCGCCGCGCTCACCGCCACCTACGCGGTGATGATGGCGCTCTACCACCGCGACGTGCACGGCGCCGCCGGGCAGCTCATCGACGTCAACCTGATCGAACCGCTGGCGCGGCTGCTGGAGCAGCCGGTGCTCACCTACGACCAGTTCGGCACGATCCCGGTCCGGACCGGGAACCGGTGGGACATCAGCGCGCCGCGCAACGTCTACCGGACCAAGGACGGGCACTGGCTGGCGATGTCCGGCAGCGCACCGACGATCGCGAGACGGGCCCTAGAAGCGGTCGGGCGGCCCGAACTGACCAAGGATCCCCGGTTCGCCGAGGCGCAGCAGCGGCTACGCAACGCCGCCGAGATCGACGGCATCATGGCGGCCTGGATTGCCGAACGCACCCTTGACGACGCGATGACCGTCTTCGAGGAGGCGAACGTCGCGGCCGCGCCGGTGTACGACGCCGAGCAGCTCCTCGCCGATCCGCAGCTGCAGGCGCGCGAGGTCTACCCGTCCATTCCGGACGCCGACCTCGGCTCGATGCGCGTGCAGGCTCCGGTCCCGCGCTTCTCCGCGACCCCGGGACGCATCGACCACCTGGGCCCGGCACTCGGGGAACACAACAACGAGGTGTACGGCGGCCTGCTCGGCCTGGACGCCGGCACCTTGCGCGAGCTGCGGGAGCAAGGGGTGATTTGA